A part of Carettochelys insculpta isolate YL-2023 chromosome 1, ASM3395843v1, whole genome shotgun sequence genomic DNA contains:
- the LOC142007336 gene encoding histone H4 encodes MSGRGKGGKGLGKGGAKRHRKVLRDNIQGITKPAIRRLARRGGVKRISGLIYEETRGVLKVFLENVIRDAVTYTEHAKRKTVTAMDVVYALKRQGRTLYGFGG; translated from the coding sequence ATGTCTGGTCGCGGCAAAGGCGGTAAGGGCTTGGGGAAAGGTGGTGCTAAGCGTCATCGTAAGGTTCTCCGTGATAACATTCAAGGTATCACGAAACCCGCCATTCGTCGTTTGGCCCGCCGTGGTGGTGTCAAGCGTATTTCTGGCTTGATTTACGAAGAAACTCGTGGAGTCCTGAAGGTGTTCTTGGAGAACGTGATCCGTGATGCTGTCACCTACACCGAACATGCTAAGAGAAAGACTGTGACTGCTATGGATGTGGTCTACGCTCTGAAGCGGCAGGGTCGTACTCTTTACGGTTTCGGCGGTTAA
- the LOC142007337 gene encoding histone H3 encodes MARTKQTARKSTGGKAPRKQLATKAARKSAPATGGVKKPHRYRPGTVALREIRRYQKSTELLIRKLPFQRLVREIAQDFKTDLRFQSSAVMALQEASEAYLVGLFEDTNLCAIHAKRVTIMPKDIQLARRIRGERA; translated from the coding sequence ATGGCTAGGACTAAGCAGACAGCCCGTAAATCTACCGGTGGCAAAGCCCCGCGCAAGCAATTGGCCACTAAAGCTGCTCGGAAGAGCGCCCCTGCTACTGGGGGAGTGAAGAAGCCGCATCGCTACAGACCCGGTACCGTCGCCTTGCGAGAAATCCGCCGTTACCAAAAATCTACGGAGCTGCTCATCCGCAAGCTGCCTTTCCAGCGCCTGGTGCGCGAAATCGCCCAGGACTTCAAGACCGATCTGCGCTTCCAAAGCTCGGCCGTTATGGCCCTGCAGGAGGCCAGTGAAGCCTACCTGgttgggctctttgaagacaccAACCTGTGCGCCATTCACGCAAAGAGAGTCACTATCATGCCCAAGGACATCCAGTTAGCTCGGCGCATTCGAGGGGAGAGAGCTTAA